In one Lolium rigidum isolate FL_2022 chromosome 3, APGP_CSIRO_Lrig_0.1, whole genome shotgun sequence genomic region, the following are encoded:
- the LOC124699583 gene encoding transketolase, chloroplastic-like, translating to MTTPTPARIPTSPASTAATGRGSLLFRRPFVAGRPGGRPATALFARTPAAAELVERSVNTIRFLAVDAVEKANSGHPGLPMGCAPLGHVLFDEFLRFNPTNPGWFDRDRFVLSAGHGCILHYALLHLAGYQGVTMDDLKAFRQWGSRTPGHPENFETDGIEVTTGPLGQGFANSVGLALAEKHLAARFNKPDFAIVDHYTYVILGDGCQMEGVANEAASLAGHWGLGKLIAFYDDNHISIDGSTDIAFTEDVLARYEALGWHTIWVKNGNTGYDDIRAAIKEAKEVKDKPTLIKVTTTIGYGSPNKASTHSVHGSALGSKEVEATRKNLLWPHEPFHVPDEVKSHWRHHLDEGASLEAEWNAKFAEYEKKYQQEAAELNSIISGELPSEWDKALPTYTPESPADATRNLSQQCLNALAKVIPGFLGGSADLASSNMTLLKMFGDFQKDTPEERNIRFGVREHAMGAICNAIALHSPGLIPYCSTFFVFTDYMRAPIRLSALCGSGVIYVMTHDSIGLGEDGPTHQPVEQLFSLRAMPNILVLRPADGTETSGAYRLAVINRQRPSVLALSRQKLPQLEGTSVEGTAKGGYVISDNSLGNKPELILIGTGSELEIAAKAADELRKEGKCVRVVSLICWELFEEQSEEYKESVLPRDVSSRISIEAGVTLGWEKYVGQKGKAIGIDRFGSSAPAGKIYKELGLTVENVIATAKSL from the exons ATGACGACGCCGACTCCAGCTCGCATTCCCACCTCGCCCGCGTCCACGGCGGCGACCGGCCGTGGCTCCCTCCTCTTCCGTCGCCCTTTCGTCGCCGGCAGGCCCGGCGGCCGACCGGCGACCGCGCTCTTCGCccggacgccggcggcggcggagctggtGGAGCGGTCGGTGAACACCATCCGGTTCCTGGCCGTGGACGCCGTGGAGAAGGCCAACTCCGGCCACCCGGGCCTCCCCATGGGCTGCGCTCCCCTGGGCCACGTCCTCTTCGACGAGTTCCTCCGCTTCAACCCCACGAACCCAGGCTGGTTCGACCGCGACCGCTTCGTGCTCTCCGCCGGACACGGCTGCATCCTCCACTACGCGCTGCTCCACCTCGCAGGATACCAAGGCGTCACG ATGGATGATCTGAAAGCTTTCCGGCAGTGGGGAAGCAGAACTCCTGGCCATCCAGAAAATTTTGAAACAGATGGCATTGAAGTCACAACTG GTCCTCTTGGGCAGGGCTTTGCAAACTCTGTTGGACTAGCGCTTGCGGAGAAACATCTGGCTGCTCGTTTCAACAAGCCTGATTTCGCCATCGTAGACCATTACAC GTATGTCATACTTGGGGATGGTTGCCAAATGGAAGGTGTTGCGAATGAGGCAGCCTCCCTTGCTGGTCATTGGGGTCTCGGAAAATTGATTGCCTTCTATGATGATAATCATATATCAATAGATGGTAGTACAGATATTGCTTTCACTGAAGATGTGCTTGCTCGATATGAGGCCCTAGGATGGCATACTATCTGGGTGAAGAATGGAAACACTGGTTATGATGACATCCGTGCAGCTATAAAAGAAGCAAAGGAAGTTAAAGATAAGCCAACTCTTATCAAG GTGACTACTACAATTGGTTATGGGTCTCCTAACAAGGCAAGCACCCACAGTGTCCATGGCAGCGCTctaggttccaaagaagttgagGCAACCAGGAAAAATCTTCTCTGGCCGCATGAGCCGTTCCATGTCCCTGATGAGGTGAAAAG TCATTGGCGTCACCATCTTGATGAGGGTGCTTCTCTTGAAGCTGAATGGAATGCAAAGTTTGCAGAATATGAAAAGAAATACCAACAGGAGGCCGCTGAGCTAAATAGCATAATTTCAGGGGAACTGCCCTCTGAGTGGGATAAGGCCCTTCCA acCTATACTCCTGAAAGCCCTGCTGATGCTACTAGGAACTTATCTCAACAGTGCTTAAATGCTCTTGCCAAAGTAATACCTGGATTTCTTGGCGGCAGTGCTGATCTTGCATCATCAAACATGACATTGCTAAAGATGTTTGGTGATTTCCAAAAAGACACTCCTGAAGAGAGAAACATCCGTTTTGGTGTTAGAGAGCATGCAATGGGTGCCATTTGTAATGCCATTGCCCTACATAGCCCTGGCCTAATACCTTACTGTTCAACATTCTTCGTGTTCACAGACTACATGAGAGCTCCTATTCGTCTTTCGGCATTATGTGGATCAGGAGTGATCTATGTGATGACTCATGATTCCATTGGACTTGGAGAAGATGGGCCAACCCATCAGCCAGTTGAGCAGTTGTTCAGTCTCCGAGCAATGCCAAATATATTAGTGCTCCGACCTGCTGATGGTACTGAGACCTCGGGGGCTTACAGGCTTGCAGTTATTAACAGGCAAAGGCCCTCTGTCCTTGCACTCTCTCGGCAGAAACTCCCGCAGCTGGAGGGCACATCAGTTGAAGGCACCGCCAAGGGAGGATATGTTATTTCTGATAACTCTCTGGGCAACAAACCAGAGCTCATCCTCATTGGCACAGGTTCCGAGCTTGAGATCGCAGCAAAAGCTGCAGATGAGCTGAGGAAGGAGGGGAAATGTGTCCGGGTTGTCTCACTTATTTGTTGGGAATTATTTGAGGAGCAGTCTGAGGAATACAAGGAAAGTGTCCTCCCTCGTGATGTCAGTTCTAGGATTAGTATCGAGGCTGGTGTTACATTGGGATGGGAGAAGTATGTCGGACAAAAAGGAAAAGCCATTGGCATTGACCGTTTCGGTTCAAGTGCTCCTGCTGGAAAAATATACAAAGAGCTTGGTTTGACGGTAGAAAATGTCATTGCAACAGCCAAATCACTATAA